A genomic stretch from Algoriphagus halophilus includes:
- a CDS encoding DUF6642 family protein, translating to MTAKIFCLEGEWEKSLKPKYSVESYLKYLDEAFGVGYIYRKVNSRDSLRKYLNAIIKKEYDNYSVVYLAFHGESKKIEIDHSENIDLDQLAKLAGDSFQNRIIHFGSCRTLLGSETKLQMFRKSTGAKMISGYTKSIDFFDASLLDMAFLKNIVEYERPGHIENWIKDKYPRLSKDLGFKVIR from the coding sequence ATGACCGCTAAAATTTTTTGTCTTGAAGGAGAATGGGAAAAGTCTCTTAAACCAAAGTATTCTGTTGAATCCTATCTTAAATATTTAGATGAGGCATTTGGAGTCGGATATATCTATCGAAAAGTGAACTCCAGAGATTCTTTGAGAAAATACCTAAATGCGATCATAAAAAAGGAATATGACAATTATTCTGTGGTTTACTTAGCCTTTCATGGAGAATCTAAAAAGATAGAAATCGATCATTCAGAGAATATAGATCTTGATCAGCTGGCTAAATTAGCTGGAGATTCTTTTCAAAATCGAATCATCCATTTTGGCAGCTGTAGGACTTTATTGGGTTCAGAAACCAAACTTCAGATGTTCAGGAAATCAACTGGAGCAAAAATGATTTCGGGCTATACAAAGTCCATTGATTTCTTTGATGCCTCTCTTTTAGACATGGCTTTTCTAAAAAATATTGTAGAATATGAACGGCCTGGTCATATTGAAAATTGGATTAAAGACAAGTACCCAAGATTATCTAAAGATCTTGGCTTCAAAGTAATAAGATAA
- a CDS encoding type I restriction-modification system subunit M, with protein sequence MTNIKLTLSQLEQYLSKAAWILKGPVDASDFKVYIFPLLFFKRISDVYDEEFRIALQESEGDSEYANLPEFHRFLIPEGCHWKDVRETTSNVGLVIEKALRGIEQANQEFLYGIFGDAQWSNKNKLSDRLLIDLIEHFSQYDLCNGNVDSDLLGNSYEYLIKHFADLTNKKAGEFYTPRSVVHLLGLILDPHEGETIYDPACGTGGMLLECVDHLKHNKEDYRTLKLFGQEKNLTSSSIARMNMFLHGIEDFQIYRGDTLRNPAFFEADGLKTFDCVIANPPFSLKEWGAENWANDPYGRNIAGVPPQGNGDMAWVQHMIKSMNSTGRMTVVLPHGALFRKGAEGRIREALLKMDLLEAVIGLGSNIFYGTQLAACVLVFKQNKTADRKGKVLFIDGSEQVRVGRAQNFLEPQHVQQLFDWYRDFADVENFVKVSSIDEIAENDFNLNIPLYVEKIIEDNLPSVEEALADLKKAWDASQKAEENFKSILSKFL encoded by the coding sequence ATGACTAATATAAAGCTTACACTCTCGCAACTCGAGCAATACCTATCCAAGGCTGCTTGGATTCTAAAGGGTCCTGTTGATGCTTCCGACTTTAAGGTTTACATCTTCCCTCTCCTATTTTTCAAAAGAATATCGGATGTCTACGATGAGGAATTTAGGATTGCGCTTCAAGAATCTGAAGGTGATTCAGAATATGCAAACCTTCCGGAATTTCACCGATTCCTAATACCGGAAGGTTGTCATTGGAAAGACGTAAGAGAGACGACAAGCAATGTAGGCCTTGTGATAGAAAAAGCCCTTCGAGGAATTGAGCAAGCAAATCAAGAATTTCTTTATGGCATTTTTGGAGATGCCCAATGGAGCAATAAGAACAAGCTTTCTGATAGGTTACTCATTGATTTAATTGAGCATTTCTCGCAATACGATCTATGCAATGGCAATGTGGATTCAGATTTATTAGGGAATTCCTATGAATACCTTATAAAGCACTTTGCAGATCTCACAAACAAGAAAGCGGGGGAATTCTATACTCCACGATCGGTAGTTCATTTACTAGGATTGATTCTAGATCCGCATGAAGGCGAAACGATTTATGATCCTGCTTGTGGGACAGGAGGTATGCTTTTAGAATGTGTAGATCATTTGAAACACAATAAGGAAGATTACAGAACACTGAAACTCTTTGGTCAGGAAAAAAACCTAACCTCCAGCTCCATTGCCAGAATGAATATGTTCTTGCATGGCATTGAGGATTTTCAAATTTATCGAGGCGATACACTTCGCAATCCAGCATTCTTTGAAGCTGATGGTTTAAAAACCTTTGATTGTGTCATCGCCAATCCACCTTTTTCACTCAAAGAATGGGGAGCAGAAAACTGGGCAAATGATCCTTACGGGAGAAATATTGCTGGCGTACCACCTCAAGGAAATGGTGATATGGCTTGGGTGCAGCATATGATCAAATCCATGAATAGCACAGGTCGAATGACTGTGGTTCTTCCTCATGGAGCACTTTTTAGAAAAGGTGCTGAAGGAAGAATTCGTGAGGCTTTGCTTAAAATGGATTTACTGGAAGCGGTAATTGGCTTGGGCTCCAATATCTTTTATGGAACCCAACTAGCAGCTTGCGTACTGGTTTTCAAGCAAAATAAAACAGCAGATCGAAAAGGTAAAGTGCTCTTTATCGATGGATCTGAGCAAGTTCGAGTAGGAAGAGCGCAGAATTTCCTAGAACCACAACATGTACAACAACTTTTTGACTGGTACAGAGATTTCGCAGACGTTGAAAATTTCGTGAAAGTAAGCAGCATAGATGAAATCGCTGAAAATGATTTCAACCTCAACATCCCACTTTATGTAGAAAAAATCATCGAGGACAATCTTCCATCAGTGGAAGAAGCATTGGCTGATTTAAAGAAAGCGTGGGATGCAAGCCAAAAAGCAGAAGAAAATTTTAAATCCATTTTATCCAAATTTTTATAA
- a CDS encoding DUF262 domain-containing protein produces MAYEAPITIKKAIDNIRKKHYVLPSIQREFVWDTDQIEKLFDSLMRDYPISTFLFWKVEKHKIKDFQFYEFLKNYHEKTSRHNKKADLSQEEDVIAILDGQQRMTSMYIGLTGTYSKKLPYYGWNSPHAFPEKKLYLNLLKKASNIEFEYDFRFLTSVEASQNDENHFWFSVSEIMELSDMSKVSKFLSKNGLLDSSKYNEEKRDFAIDTLNEFYNVVHQKGSISYFLEEGEELDKVLQIFIRINSGGTKLSYSDLLLSIATAQWNEKDAREVIHEFVDDINKIGDGFDFNKDFVLKACLVLSDFQDIKFKVDNFTKQNMEMIEQNWEKISNSIRSAIELVAKYGYYRENLLASNAIIPIAYFIYKNSLTEKILHSGSLESDRKLIMEWLSRVLLKGTFGGTPDGIYPVMRNIINQNPGRFPLSEIVEHYRGKRKSISFSPDDVESILDINYGTKRSYSALSLLYSSLNFNFKYHQDHIHPKSFFNKRKLKALGILDEKTQDEFILRFNKLANLQLLQATSNVEKKDKPFEIWLSENFQNEADKSSYLSLNHIHNDTSLKLDDFLEFYEKRRADFKSKLMALLNVKAGEELIISEED; encoded by the coding sequence ATGGCATACGAAGCCCCCATTACTATCAAAAAGGCGATCGATAACATTCGAAAAAAACATTATGTTTTGCCTTCTATTCAGCGAGAATTTGTGTGGGATACAGATCAAATTGAAAAACTTTTTGATTCATTGATGAGGGATTACCCTATAAGCACATTCCTTTTTTGGAAAGTCGAAAAACACAAAATAAAAGATTTTCAATTCTATGAGTTTCTTAAAAATTATCATGAAAAGACCTCTAGACATAACAAAAAGGCAGATTTAAGTCAGGAGGAAGATGTTATTGCTATTCTTGATGGTCAGCAACGGATGACCTCCATGTACATTGGACTTACTGGAACCTATTCAAAAAAACTTCCTTATTATGGCTGGAATAGCCCTCACGCTTTTCCCGAGAAAAAACTTTATCTCAATCTCTTAAAAAAAGCTTCAAACATTGAATTTGAGTATGATTTTCGATTTCTCACTTCGGTAGAAGCCTCACAGAATGACGAAAACCATTTTTGGTTTAGCGTTTCTGAAATAATGGAACTTTCCGACATGAGTAAAGTCTCCAAATTCCTATCGAAAAATGGACTTCTTGACTCCTCAAAATATAATGAGGAGAAAAGAGATTTTGCCATTGATACCCTGAATGAATTTTACAATGTTGTACATCAAAAAGGCTCCATAAGCTATTTTCTAGAAGAAGGAGAAGAACTAGACAAAGTCCTCCAAATTTTTATTCGAATCAATAGTGGTGGGACTAAATTAAGTTATTCGGATCTCTTACTTTCAATTGCTACTGCTCAATGGAACGAAAAAGATGCAAGAGAAGTAATCCATGAATTTGTTGATGATATTAACAAAATTGGGGATGGATTTGATTTTAATAAAGACTTTGTCCTTAAAGCATGTCTAGTTTTAAGTGATTTTCAAGACATCAAGTTTAAGGTTGATAATTTCACTAAACAGAATATGGAAATGATCGAACAGAATTGGGAGAAAATCTCAAATTCTATTCGATCTGCAATTGAATTAGTAGCTAAGTATGGGTACTACAGAGAAAACCTTTTAGCCTCGAATGCTATAATTCCGATTGCTTACTTCATCTACAAAAATTCTTTAACGGAGAAAATCCTGCATTCGGGTTCTTTAGAGAGTGATCGAAAGTTAATTATGGAATGGCTATCTAGAGTACTCTTAAAAGGGACTTTCGGTGGTACTCCAGATGGTATTTATCCTGTTATGAGAAATATCATCAACCAAAATCCTGGGCGGTTTCCTCTGTCGGAAATTGTTGAGCATTATCGAGGAAAACGCAAATCTATTTCCTTTTCTCCTGATGATGTAGAAAGCATCTTAGATATAAATTATGGGACAAAAAGAAGTTATAGCGCCTTATCCCTGCTATACTCATCTTTAAATTTCAATTTTAAATACCATCAGGATCATATTCATCCTAAATCATTTTTTAACAAAAGAAAATTAAAGGCTCTGGGTATTCTAGATGAGAAAACCCAAGATGAATTTATTCTTAGGTTTAATAAGTTGGCAAATCTTCAATTATTACAGGCAACTTCCAATGTTGAAAAAAAAGATAAGCCTTTTGAAATTTGGCTTTCCGAAAACTTCCAAAATGAAGCTGATAAATCCAGTTATTTATCCCTAAATCATATTCATAATGACACTTCATTAAAACTTGATGATTTTCTTGAGTTCTATGAAAAAAGAAGAGCTGATTTTAAATCGAAATTAATGGCACTATTGAATGTTAAAGCTGGAGAAGAATTAATTATTTCAGAGGAAGACTAA
- a CDS encoding type I restriction-modification system subunit M has protein sequence MTQQQLEKYLWGAATQLRGTIDAGDYKQYIFPLLFFKRICDVYDEEFESALAESEGDMEYAAFAEHHHFIVPEGAHWNDVRETTTNVGMALQDAMRQIEKANPDTLYGIFGDASWTNKDRLSDETLTNLIEHYSQHKLSLSNIPDDKLGNAYEYLIKEFADDSGHTAAEFYTNRTVVKLMTMIMDPQPGESVYDPTCGSGGLLLNCALHLKEEGKEYRTLKLYGQEINLITSAIARMNMFMHGIEEFSIVRGDTLARPAFLHHDELKKFNVILANPPYSIKAWDRKSFENDPYGRNIWGTPPQGCADYAFQQHIQKSLDDKNGRSISLWPHGILFRESEADMRRKMIEADLVECVIGLGPNLFYNSPMEACLLITKTNKSKDRKGKVLIINAVKEVKQEKNIAYLEERHIERIYSSYQNFQDEEGFSKVLDIDTLLENKGSLNIAQYVSNVNTEGTTISFETALRNWEQKSLELKASMNELFEILG, from the coding sequence ATGACCCAACAACAACTTGAAAAATATCTCTGGGGTGCAGCTACGCAATTGCGAGGCACTATCGATGCCGGAGATTACAAACAATATATTTTCCCTCTACTCTTCTTTAAGCGGATCTGCGATGTGTATGATGAGGAGTTTGAAAGTGCCTTGGCAGAAAGTGAAGGGGATATGGAATATGCTGCCTTTGCGGAGCATCATCACTTTATCGTTCCAGAAGGCGCACACTGGAATGATGTCCGGGAAACCACTACTAATGTGGGGATGGCTTTGCAAGATGCGATGCGCCAGATAGAAAAAGCCAATCCAGATACGCTCTATGGGATTTTTGGGGATGCCAGTTGGACAAATAAAGATAGACTCAGTGATGAGACACTAACGAACCTAATCGAGCATTACTCTCAGCATAAACTGAGTCTGAGTAATATTCCTGATGATAAACTGGGAAATGCCTACGAATACCTGATCAAGGAATTTGCTGACGATAGTGGGCATACGGCTGCAGAGTTTTACACCAATCGAACAGTAGTCAAACTCATGACTATGATAATGGATCCTCAGCCAGGAGAATCGGTTTACGATCCTACCTGTGGCTCCGGAGGCTTACTGCTCAACTGTGCATTGCACCTGAAAGAAGAGGGAAAGGAATATAGAACGCTAAAGCTCTACGGACAGGAAATCAATTTGATCACTTCTGCCATCGCCAGGATGAATATGTTTATGCATGGCATAGAGGAGTTTAGTATCGTACGAGGAGATACGCTTGCCAGACCTGCCTTTCTACATCATGATGAACTGAAGAAGTTCAATGTGATCCTTGCCAATCCACCTTACTCGATTAAGGCATGGGATCGGAAAAGCTTCGAAAACGATCCCTATGGACGAAATATCTGGGGTACACCTCCTCAGGGCTGTGCAGATTATGCCTTTCAGCAACATATCCAAAAGAGCTTGGATGATAAAAATGGCAGATCCATTTCACTTTGGCCGCATGGGATTCTTTTTAGGGAGTCGGAAGCAGATATGCGGAGAAAGATGATCGAAGCCGACTTGGTGGAATGTGTGATTGGCTTGGGGCCAAATCTCTTTTACAATTCTCCCATGGAAGCCTGTCTCCTGATCACCAAGACCAATAAGTCAAAAGATCGAAAGGGAAAAGTATTGATCATCAATGCTGTAAAAGAGGTCAAGCAAGAGAAAAATATTGCCTACTTGGAAGAGAGGCATATTGAACGGATTTATTCAAGCTACCAAAACTTCCAAGATGAGGAAGGTTTTTCTAAGGTATTGGATATTGATACACTATTGGAAAACAAGGGTAGCCTAAACATTGCCCAATATGTCAGTAATGTGAATACCGAAGGAACCACCATTTCTTTTGAAACTGCTTTAAGAAATTGGGAGCAAAAATCACTTGAACTCAAGGCAAGCATGAATGAACTATTTGAAATATTAGGCTAA
- a CDS encoding restriction endonuclease subunit S → MEETLEKINLNHLDKSTWESFRFEEIAQKISKTVDPNSTTLETYVGLEHIDPDDIHIRRFGSPDDVSGGKLKCYPGDVIFGKRRAYQRKAAIADFEGICSAHAFVFRANPEVIDPKLFPFFLHSDQFMHRMVDISVGGLSPTINWGDLKHQEFLLPPKSEQARLAELLWAMDEVIEREREVLNSFSLLKQSKIRELYFGDNAEKIYIELKDIAELITKGTTPSSIGESFTSEGINFIKIESLTPEGYFIDEKFEHIDEGTHKKLKRSQLKPNDILFSIAGALGRSAIVHEELCPANINQALALIRLKEGAIAEYVLEYLKSDLIKDYIDKVHVKGAQPNLSLKNVNEIKVPFPLHNIQKEVANKVAGLNSRHFEIKNKISSSQALLKSLINQIF, encoded by the coding sequence ATGGAAGAGACTTTGGAAAAAATCAACCTAAATCATCTGGATAAATCTACTTGGGAATCCTTCCGATTTGAGGAGATCGCCCAAAAGATATCCAAGACAGTCGATCCTAACTCGACCACCTTAGAGACTTATGTGGGTTTGGAACATATTGATCCGGATGATATCCATATCCGCAGATTTGGATCACCGGATGATGTCAGTGGTGGCAAGCTAAAATGCTATCCCGGAGATGTGATTTTTGGGAAAAGACGTGCTTACCAGCGAAAGGCGGCAATCGCAGATTTTGAAGGGATTTGTTCTGCCCATGCATTTGTATTTCGAGCCAATCCGGAAGTTATTGATCCCAAACTATTCCCATTCTTTCTTCATTCCGATCAATTTATGCACAGGATGGTAGACATCTCAGTAGGCGGACTTTCTCCTACGATCAATTGGGGAGACTTGAAGCATCAAGAATTCCTCCTTCCTCCCAAATCCGAGCAAGCCCGCTTGGCGGAATTGCTTTGGGCAATGGATGAGGTGATTGAGAGGGAGAGGGAAGTTTTGAATTCTTTTTCTTTATTAAAGCAGTCAAAAATCAGAGAATTATATTTTGGTGATAATGCCGAAAAAATTTATATAGAACTAAAAGATATAGCTGAGTTAATTACAAAAGGAACAACTCCATCATCAATTGGTGAGTCTTTTACTTCTGAAGGTATAAACTTTATTAAAATTGAATCACTAACTCCTGAAGGTTATTTTATTGATGAAAAGTTTGAACATATTGATGAAGGAACCCATAAAAAGTTAAAAAGATCTCAACTAAAACCAAATGATATTTTATTCTCAATAGCCGGTGCGTTGGGTAGAAGTGCTATTGTTCATGAAGAACTATGTCCTGCTAACATTAATCAAGCATTGGCATTAATTCGATTAAAAGAAGGGGCAATTGCCGAGTATGTCTTAGAGTATTTAAAAAGCGATTTAATAAAGGATTATATAGATAAAGTTCATGTCAAAGGAGCTCAGCCAAACTTGAGCTTGAAAAATGTAAACGAAATAAAAGTCCCTTTTCCTTTACATAATATCCAAAAGGAAGTGGCAAACAAAGTAGCTGGCTTGAATTCTAGACATTTTGAAATTAAGAATAAAATCTCCAGCTCCCAAGCCCTCCTAAAATCCTTAATCAATCAAATTTTTTAG
- a CDS encoding sacsin N-terminal ATP-binding-like domain-containing protein: MNFRLNGEVIDYPPEARNERRLSIKYPIKDGLKEKQRYEVKVELSEDKYRVTNPFSLRVTEFKEIQASVSQNQDSSLEAAIKEIFEENLTINSPFQVVNLANSVESLATDIYSENKRFIYELIQNADDAALDENAELSIQILENYVVISHNGAPFNSRDIRGLCSIGIGTKTDDASKTGYKGIGFKSVFGQPDGIVYVKTANTLFRFDRDYVEKKGWNSKWGDQEAWEKKHNVQFHCPWQMMPILSNRIDDSEAAQILNDENFTVKTAIKIRDGKRLYKDIISLFEDAKFMLFLRKIKSVKLVRNDNIISLEKVKNEEDSNQVSLFKNDKLLSNWYVISWIHDIPAEIRKELKSDIKTPKKIQDMEKTEISFAIQLNGQKTEIELLKENESPIYTYLPTSEKEFNFPFIVNSNFLLDAGREKIHKNRIWNEWLFQVIGYKTVECCAHFAQKKIFESSYLSLFRNGFYTQTDNLRIKLNLGLEFGFEKHPFIRNRKDELSRLLDVCFDPYDLNSVDPIINEKIAGFLSVSEDGFQIESKNLIPQTDSNKILKKFNPKELSELQLQNFFSSESLRKSISLENNLKILEFLKSFEEKDPSGKWYSVVTNHKLIVNNDGNLDYITGVCFPMRISSPIGDQYKNRLIHQKVYDEINDPDFISWLKKLGVTEPGEIAYLEKEIIGRIDSCINGVNFLEITSFIFDLHLSGKLTQNHYISLQELPLKTNHGFKKANECVLPEEYNPTIDFSKVIRNTNSVVKEYLEIGTPQDCRVFFKALNVIDDIDFIKSAKRSSSELPLAYVNGAYTFSKDGHVYPHLVGVYYVGPLNQGVPFFIQTFSFFDQVTSSSIAELFWERLFIKFHIKRDKSGELGDGYEKKKPYTEYSLGNGHFLRTLDKMKWGRYPNNETYTLGYFFWRIENVSCLPTSCGMKIPKEAFVNSDYNKELAGDYLPIVTLKDQIPEDWRKILNLRTKFSLSDLLSVLDQIAQEVSSKGKLDRENQKRIGLIYNEIFQQIENNEEISLSEIEEWGKNHCLVSSSFKSIIPKELLWIKVPGFENVSIGIETIFLPPNLDKRNSAFEPFLEAFGVRIIEDFSVEADNQNEFYDLKIKLLKLIGPIGLLLRQRMQTSNLDKFIYERYERISKTKFIKCSNLRPVFFHGSEKIEGEGISYCYEKNKDEFLLTFNWANPISLLNISHELSLLISATKVEKELMVLLGLSDLQVSEFLKSIKLNPEDYQKCSSYQDILKLIEELEKKSRPSISPNLKAVQPIPEPLPQKELDEDYVSNEKIESPTVHKIKKLEYDDDEIAQIKKLFGRELEDSELEEENLFAQVKALRYFKNQGYDISQAEAQFKQNYEDKFIYPIIDQRGVAFKVMCRSARRGVLFLGGYAWVSLKNEDTILYILTGDVSTDCILIKTQEELEKKLNSYFKVIRRINSTIEDLRTIIEAETELSDLQLLYRAKEGPFDVIFNPQQNKPGETEGPLTDIGIDI, encoded by the coding sequence ATGAATTTCCGATTAAACGGAGAAGTAATTGATTACCCTCCTGAAGCACGCAACGAGAGAAGACTAAGTATAAAATACCCCATCAAAGATGGCCTGAAAGAAAAGCAGCGCTACGAAGTCAAAGTTGAGTTAAGTGAAGATAAGTACAGGGTTACTAATCCATTTTCACTTCGGGTGACTGAGTTTAAAGAGATTCAAGCTTCAGTTTCTCAAAATCAAGATTCCTCTTTAGAAGCAGCCATCAAGGAAATATTCGAGGAAAATTTAACGATCAATTCGCCTTTTCAAGTAGTAAACCTTGCTAATTCTGTAGAATCCCTTGCAACGGATATCTATTCCGAAAACAAAAGATTTATCTATGAGCTCATCCAAAATGCGGATGATGCAGCTTTGGATGAAAATGCTGAACTGTCTATCCAAATCCTGGAGAATTATGTGGTTATTTCTCACAACGGGGCACCATTTAACTCTCGAGACATTAGAGGATTATGCAGTATAGGAATTGGCACCAAAACTGACGATGCCTCAAAAACAGGGTATAAAGGAATTGGCTTTAAGTCAGTTTTTGGTCAGCCGGATGGTATTGTCTATGTAAAGACTGCAAACACTTTATTTCGTTTCGACCGAGATTATGTTGAAAAGAAAGGTTGGAATTCAAAATGGGGGGATCAAGAAGCTTGGGAAAAAAAACACAACGTCCAATTTCATTGCCCATGGCAGATGATGCCCATCCTATCCAATAGAATTGATGATTCGGAGGCAGCCCAAATTTTGAATGATGAAAACTTCACGGTAAAGACTGCCATTAAAATCCGAGATGGAAAACGGCTTTACAAGGATATAATAAGTCTTTTTGAGGACGCCAAGTTTATGCTCTTCCTCCGGAAAATCAAGTCAGTCAAACTGGTTAGAAATGACAATATAATAAGCCTTGAAAAAGTTAAAAACGAAGAAGACTCAAACCAAGTCTCTCTTTTTAAAAACGATAAACTGCTTTCTAATTGGTATGTAATAAGTTGGATTCATGATATCCCGGCTGAAATAAGAAAAGAATTAAAGTCAGATATCAAGACTCCCAAGAAAATTCAGGATATGGAAAAAACTGAAATTTCTTTTGCAATTCAACTTAATGGCCAAAAAACAGAAATAGAATTATTGAAAGAAAATGAGAGTCCGATATACACTTACCTGCCTACCTCTGAAAAAGAATTCAATTTCCCTTTTATAGTTAATAGTAACTTCCTTTTAGATGCGGGCAGGGAAAAAATCCACAAAAACCGGATTTGGAATGAATGGCTTTTTCAGGTAATTGGATACAAAACAGTGGAATGTTGTGCCCACTTTGCTCAAAAGAAGATTTTTGAATCATCTTACCTTTCATTATTTCGAAATGGGTTTTATACCCAAACGGATAATCTGAGAATTAAACTAAATCTGGGGCTTGAATTCGGGTTTGAAAAACACCCCTTTATTAGAAATCGGAAAGATGAACTGAGTAGGTTACTAGATGTTTGCTTTGACCCGTATGATTTAAACAGTGTTGACCCAATAATAAATGAGAAGATAGCTGGATTTTTATCTGTTTCTGAAGATGGTTTTCAAATTGAAAGTAAGAACCTTATACCTCAAACTGATTCGAATAAAATTCTCAAGAAGTTTAATCCAAAGGAACTTTCTGAATTACAACTTCAGAATTTTTTTTCCTCAGAATCTCTCAGGAAATCAATTTCATTGGAAAACAATTTAAAAATCCTTGAGTTTCTCAAATCCTTTGAAGAAAAAGATCCCTCAGGAAAATGGTATTCGGTAGTTACAAATCATAAGTTGATTGTAAACAATGATGGAAACCTTGATTACATCACCGGGGTTTGTTTTCCAATGCGGATATCCTCTCCGATTGGAGACCAGTATAAAAACCGATTAATTCATCAAAAGGTATATGATGAAATAAATGATCCGGATTTTATTTCTTGGCTAAAAAAACTTGGAGTTACCGAACCTGGAGAAATTGCCTATTTAGAAAAAGAAATTATAGGGAGAATTGATTCCTGTATCAATGGGGTAAATTTTCTGGAAATTACCAGCTTCATTTTTGATTTGCACTTATCTGGTAAACTAACTCAAAACCACTACATAAGTCTTCAAGAACTTCCTCTAAAAACCAATCACGGATTTAAAAAAGCGAATGAGTGTGTATTGCCCGAGGAATACAATCCAACAATAGATTTCAGCAAAGTAATTCGGAATACAAATTCGGTGGTTAAAGAATATCTTGAAATTGGCACCCCGCAAGATTGTCGGGTATTTTTTAAGGCTCTGAATGTTATTGATGACATCGATTTTATTAAATCAGCTAAAAGGTCCTCCTCAGAGCTGCCACTAGCGTATGTCAACGGTGCGTATACTTTTTCTAAAGATGGACACGTCTATCCCCATTTGGTAGGAGTATATTATGTTGGTCCTCTTAATCAAGGGGTTCCATTTTTTATTCAGACTTTCTCATTTTTTGATCAAGTCACATCCTCTTCAATTGCAGAACTGTTCTGGGAAAGGCTATTCATCAAATTCCATATAAAGAGAGATAAATCTGGGGAATTAGGTGATGGATATGAAAAAAAGAAACCCTACACAGAATATAGTCTTGGAAATGGTCATTTTTTAAGAACTCTTGATAAAATGAAATGGGGCAGATATCCAAATAATGAAACATATACCTTAGGCTACTTTTTTTGGAGAATAGAAAATGTGAGCTGTTTGCCGACTTCTTGCGGCATGAAAATACCCAAAGAGGCATTTGTCAATTCAGACTACAATAAGGAGCTTGCCGGAGACTATCTGCCTATAGTCACACTGAAGGATCAGATTCCTGAAGATTGGAGAAAAATTTTAAACCTAAGAACAAAATTTTCTCTTTCAGATCTGCTTTCGGTTCTCGATCAAATTGCCCAGGAGGTTTCCAGCAAAGGGAAACTTGATCGGGAGAATCAAAAAAGAATTGGATTGATCTACAATGAAATTTTCCAACAGATAGAGAATAATGAAGAGATATCGTTAAGCGAAATTGAAGAATGGGGTAAGAATCACTGTTTGGTCAGCTCATCATTCAAAAGTATAATCCCAAAGGAATTACTTTGGATTAAAGTGCCCGGATTTGAGAATGTTTCAATAGGCATTGAAACCATATTTTTACCTCCAAATCTTGATAAAAGGAATAGTGCTTTTGAGCCTTTTTTGGAAGCGTTTGGGGTTCGAATTATTGAGGATTTCAGTGTCGAGGCAGATAATCAAAATGAATTCTATGACCTTAAAATCAAGTTGTTAAAATTAATTGGTCCTATAGGATTGCTTTTAAGGCAAAGAATGCAAACATCCAATTTGGATAAATTTATCTACGAACGGTACGAAAGAATTTCAAAAACTAAATTCATCAAATGTTCAAATCTAAGACCTGTATTTTTTCACGGTTCAGAAAAAATCGAGGGAGAGGGAATTTCATATTGTTATGAAAAAAACAAAGATGAATTCTTGCTCACTTTCAATTGGGCAAATCCAATCTCTTTGTTAAACATCTCCCATGAATTGAGTCTCTTAATTTCAGCTACCAAAGTCGAAAAAGAGTTAATGGTTTTATTAGGGTTAAGTGACTTGCAGGTTTCAGAATTTCTAAAAAGCATAAAACTGAATCCTGAAGATTATCAAAAGTGTTCTAGCTATCAGGATATTTTGAAATTAATCGAAGAACTTGAGAAAAAATCAAGGCCTTCGATTAGTCCAAATTTGAAGGCCGTACAACCTATCCCAGAACCATTACCGCAAAAGGAATTAGACGAAGACTATGTCTCTAATGAGAAGATTGAGAGTCCTACTGTTCATAAAATCAAAAAACTCGAGTATGACGATGACGAAATTGCACAGATAAAAAAGTTGTTTGGAAGGGAATTAGAGGATAGCGAATTAGAAGAGGAAAATTTATTCGCTCAAGTTAAAGCATTAAGATATTTTAAAAACCAAGGGTACGATATTTCACAAGCTGAGGCTCAATTTAAGCAAAACTATGAGGATAAGTTTATTTATCCCATTATTGACCAAAGGGGAGTTGCTTTCAAAGTAATGTGTCGAAGTGCCAGAAGAGGGGTTCTATTTTTGGGAGGCTATGCTTGGGTAAGTTTAAAGAATGAGGATACTATTCTTTACATCTTGACAGGAGATGTATCTACAGATTGCATTTTAATCAAAACTCAAGAAGAGTTGGAAAAGAAGCTGAATTCTTATTTCAAAGTAATTCGAAGAATCAATTCAACTATAGAAGATCTCCGGACAATTATTGAAGCAGAGACGGAATTAAGCGACCTTCAACTCTTGTATAGAGCTAAAGAAGGACCATTTGATGTTATTTTTAATCCTCAGCAAAACAAACCCGGAGAAACAGAAGGGCCATTGACAGATATTGGTATTGACATATGA